The window TTTGGTGTGAGCTCAGGTGTGGGTGCTGAGGCTGGCCTCATTACCGCTGTGGTTGCCGGGTTTATTGCCGCCGTCTTTGGTGGATCTAATGTGCAGGTCTCCGGTCCCACAGGTGCGATGGTTGTCGTGCTGGCCCCGATTGTGGCAACTCATGGTGTTGCCTCGGTCGTGATTGTTGGCCTGATGGCAGGGGTCATTGTGTTGCTGTTGGGTTTGTTCCGGCTGGGGCGCTCGGTGTCCTTTATTCCCTGGCCAGTTATTGAAGGCTTCACTCTGGGTATTGCCGTCATCATCTTCGTTCAGCAGATACCGGCATCTGTCGGTTCTCCTGAGTTCGTGGAGTCGACCAATGCGGTGCTCTCTGGAATCAGTGCCATCGTGGCCGCGAATGTGGACTTGGCACTGTGGTCTCTGGGTGCGGTGCTCATTGTTGCGCTGATCATGGTGGTCACACCGAAGTTCATCCCCGTTGTTCCCGGTTCCATCATTGGCATCATCGTGATCACTCTGGTTGCTGAGCTGACCGGATCTCCTCTGGTTCGCATTGGGGAACTGCCCAGCTCACTGGGACTGCCATCGCTTCCAGACTTTGCCGGCGTCAACCTAGGGGAGTTGGTTGTTCCCGCATTCGCTGTTGCCGCTCTCGCAGCTATTGAGTCTTTGCTTTCAGCACGCGTGGCGGCCAGCATGGCCAACACAGGAGTGTTCAACCCTGATCGTGAACTGCTCGGTCAAGGACTGGCTTCCGTCGGGTCCGCTCTGTTTGGTGGCATGCCTGCCACCGGTGCTATTGCTCGCACTGCAGTGAACGTGCGCTCGGGGGGAAAGACCAGGGTGGCCTCGATAGTTCACGCCGCAGTCTTGTTGGGTGTGGTCTATTTGGCTACAGGTCCCGTCTCCCGGATTCCTCTCGCTGCGCTCGCCGGAGTGCTCATGGTGACGGCCGTGCGGATGGTTCCGAGCAAGGCAGCGTGGAAGATTCTGCGCAGCACCAAGCATGACGCCACGATATTTATTGCCACCGCGGTGATTACCGTTGCTCTCGATCTGATTGAGGCAGTCGTAGTTGGCATTGTGGTGACGGTGCTCTTCTCTATCCGTGCACTGATCATGCGCGGCAAGGTTCACCAGGTTGAATTACCAGGTCCTGCGGCTTCGGGGGATGAGCGTATTGCACTGTTCCGCATTGAGGGTGCGCTCTACTTTGGGGTGGCCGACAAGATTCATGAAGAAGTCACCACCCATCCAGATGTCACCGTGGTGATTATTCAGCTCTCGGGCGTGCAATTCCTGGATGCCACTGGCGCGCAGATTCTGGCGGAGATCGTGATGCAGCTGGAGCGTGACGGCAAAACTGCCATTATCAAGGGGATTCCCGAGCAACACCGGGAGCTCATTACCCGTGCGGGCGTATTGGGAGAGCTGCGCCACCCCAACCACTTGTTTGATAATTTAGAGCTCGCGGTAGCCCACGCACGCTCGCATATAACACGCGAAGATGCTGCAACGGCGGAAGGTCTGCCCAGACCCTTCTTTAGCTGAGGCAACTGTGGCGTGTTTGCTGGGCAAACTCCTCGACACGCCCGGGTTGCACTCCGGTTGTATTGTGTGGCAGACTCTTCAAGTTCGACATTTTCTGCCTTTGTGCAGAAATCACTACCCTGGCAGTGCATAACGACGGAATCATTCCGATCACGTTAGGCCGCAGGTAGAGGACATCGCCAAAGCTCTCCGTTGAGCCTGGGGTAACCCAGACTGTGCCGCGTTCGCGCGGGACGAGAGCCTAAGCACATTGACATGTAAACAGTGGTGCGACACCTAAAAGTAGAGTGCCAGCGTTTTAACGCGAAGCGTCCAATGCAGCTCCGAGGCTGTAAGACGCTCTGAATGAAAGAGAGAGTCACATGGCGGGACAAAAGATCCGCATTCGACTTAAGTCATATGACCACGAGGTCATTGACTCCTCGGCGCGCAAGATTGTTGACACTGTAACCCGTGCGGGTGCAACTGTTGTCGGCCCTGTGCCCCTTCCTACCGAGAAGAACGTGGTTTGTGTAATCCGTTCTCCTCACAAGTACAAGGACAGCCGCGAGCACTTTGAGATGCGCACCCACAAGCGTTTGATCGACATCGTCGACCCCACGCCCAAGGCTGTTGACTCGCTCATGCGTCTTGACCTTCCTGCTGATGTCAACATCGAGATCAAGCTGTAGAGGTCACCATGGCAAATCCAACTAAGACTGTTAAGGGTCTGCTCGGCAAGAAGCTGGGCATGACTCAGGTATGGGACGAGAACAACAAGCTTGTTCCCGTTACCGTTATCGAAATCACCCCCAACGTGGTTACTCAGCTGCGCACCGTTGAGAAGGACGGCTACGAAGCTATCCAGATCGCTGGCGGCGCTATTGACCCTCGCAAGGTAAACAAGCCTGCGACCGGTCACTTTGACAAGGCAGGCGTCACGCCTCGCCGTCACGTCACTGAGGTTCGCACCCCTGACGCTGGTTCATACAGCGTTGGCCAGGAGCTCACCGTTGACTCCACCTTCGAAGCCGGCCAGAAGGTCGACGTCATGGGTACGAGCAAGGGTAAGGGCTTCGCCGGTGTTATGAAGCGTCACAACTTCAAGGGTGTTTCCGCATCTCACGGTGCACACCGTAACCACCGTAAGCCCGGTTCTATCGGTGCTTCTTCGACCCCCAGCCGCGTCTTCAAGGGCATGCGCATGGCCGGTCGTATGGGTGGAGAGCGCGTTACCGTGCTCAACCTCAAGGTTCACGCAGTAGACGCAGAGAAGGGCCTCTTGCTCGTCAAGGGCGCTGTTCCCGGTGCACGTGGCCGCCTCGTATTCGTTCGCAACGCAGTGAAGGGGGCGTAGTCCATGGCTACCGTTACCACTCTCGACGTCGTTGACCTCAAGGGCAAGAAGGCTGGCTCTGTAGAGCTTCCTGCTGAACTCTTTGACGTCACCGTTAACGTCCCACTGATCCACCAGGTTGTTGTAGCTCAGCTTGCTGCTGCCCGTCAGGGTACGCACAAGGTCAAGAGCCGCGGCGAAGTTTCTGGTGCAGGTCGCAAGCCTTTCAAGCAGAAGGGAACCGGTCGCGCTCGTCAGGGTTCGATCCGTGCTCCTCACATGACTGGTGGTGGAATCGTCCACGGACCAACCCCACGCAGCTATGCACAGCGCACCCCCAAGAAGATGATTGCTGCAGCTCTGCTCGGTGCTCTCTCTGACCGCGCACGTGGTGGACGTCTCCACGCCGTGACCGCATTCGGTGAGAACGCACCTTCGACCAAGGTTGCATCTGACTTCTTGAACACCATCGCGAAGAGCAAGAACGTACTCATCGTTCTTGAGCGCAACGATGAGCTTTCGCTCAAGAGCGTTCGCAACCTGCCTAACGTTCACGTTCTGAACTCAGACCAGCTGAACGCTTACGACGTGCTCGTCTCTGACGACATCGTGTTCACTCAGGAAGCAATCACCTCCTTCGTGAACAGCAAGAAGAAGGATGAGGTCAAGTAATGACTCTCGACGTGTGGAACAAGGACCCTCGCGATGTCATCATCGCTCCGGTCGTTTCGGAAAAGAGCTACGGCCTGATCGACGAAGGTAAGTACACCTTCCTCGTAGACCCTCGCTCGAACAAGACCGAAATCAAGCTCGCTATCGAGAAGATCTTCTCGGTTGAGGTTGCTTCGATCAACACCCTGAACCGTCAGGGCAAGACCCGCCGTACCAAGTTTGGCCAGGGCAAGCGCAAGGACACCAAGCGCGCCATTGTCACTCTGAAGTCCGGTTCCATCGACATCTTTACGGCCGTTGGCTAAGCGGAACGGATAAAGAGGATTAATCATGGCTATTCGTAAGTACAAGCCCACAACCCCGGGCCGTCGTGGCTCGAGCGTTGCGGACTTCGCTGAAATCACTCGTTCGACTCCTGAAAAGTCGTTGCTGCGCCCCCTGTCCAAGACTGGTGGCCGTAACAACCAGGGTCGTATCACTACCCGTCACATCGGTGGTGGCCACAAGCGCCAGTACCGCGTTATCGACTTCCGTCGTAACGACAAGGACGGCGTATTGGCCAAGGTCGCTCACATTGAGTACGACCCCAACCGCACCGCACGTATTGCACTGCTTCACTTCGTTGATGGCACCAAGCGCTACATCTTGGCTCCCAACAAGCTGAACCAGGGTGACTTCGTTGAGTCGGGCGCAAGCGCTGACATCAAGCCAGGTAACAACCTGCCTTTGAAGAACATCCCCACCGGTACCGTCATCCACGCGATCGAGCTCAAGCCCGGTGGCGGAGCAAAGATGGCACGTTCCGCTGGTGCATCTGTTCGTCTCGTTGCTAAGGACGGCCCCTACGCGCAGCTTCGCCTGCCTTCGGGTGAAATTCGCAACGTTGATGCTCGTTGCCGCGCCACCATTGGTGAAGTCGGTAACGCCGAGCAGTCGAACATCAACTGGGGTAAGGCTGGCCGCATGCGTTGGAAGGGCGTCCGCCCAACCGTTCGTGGTGTTGCTATGAACCCAGTCGACCACCCACACGGTGGTGGTGAGGGTAAGACCTCCGGTGGTCGTCACCCTGTCAGCCCCTGGGGTCAGAAGGAAGGCCGTACACGCCGTCCTAACCAGGAAAGCGACAAGCTCATCGTTCGCCGTCGTACCGTCGGCAAGAAGCGCTAGTAGGAGTTACAGAAGATGCCACGCAGTCTTAAGAAGGGCCCCTTCGTTGACGAACACCTGCTCCGCAAGGTTGTTCGCCAGAACGAGGCCAACACAAAGAACGTAATCAAGACCTGGTCGCGTCGATCGATGATCATCCCCGCGATGCTCGGTCACACGATTGCAGTTCACGACGGTCGCAAGCACATTCCTGTGTTCGTTACCGAAACCATGGTCGGTCACAAGCTCGGTGAATTTGCACCGACTCGTACCTTCCGCGGTCACGTGAAGGACGACAAGAAGGGCCGTCGCCGCTAACCGCGGTGACGATAGGAGGAATAGAAATGGTGGAGTCAGTCGCACGCGTGCGTCACATCCGCGTTACCCCTATGAAGGCTCGACGCGTTGTTAACCTGATCCGTGGAAAGCAGGCTCACGAAGCTCTCGCGATTCTGAAGTTCGCACCTCAGACCGCTTCCGAGCCCGTATACAAGCTTGTTGCTTCGGCAATCGCTAACGCTCGTGTCAAGGCAGATGCTGCAAACGCATTCCTTGACGAGCAGGACCTGTTCGTCTCAGAGGCTTTTGTCGACGAGGGAGCAACCCTGAAGCGTTTCCGTCCCCGTGCACAGGGTCGCGCATTCAAGATCTTGAAGCGCACCAGCCACATCACTGTCGTACTTGCTACCCCCGATGAACTCGTGGTTGCTGGCAAGGCTGCGAAGAAGGAGGCCAAGTAATGGGCCAGAAAGTAAACCCCTACGGCTTCCGTCTGGGAATCACCACTGACCACGTGTCACGTTGGTTCTCCGACAGCACGAAGAAGGGTCAGCGTTACGCCGACTTCGTGACTGAGGATGTCAAGATCCGTCGCATGCTGAGCGAGACCCTCGACCGTGCAGGTGTTGCACGCATCGAGATCGAGCGCACCCGTGACCGCGTCCGCGTAGACATTCACACTGCCCGCCCCGGCATTGTGATCGGTCGCCGTGGCGCCGAGGCTGAGCGCATCCGCGCTGACCTCGAAAAGCTCACTGGTAAGCAGATCCAGCTCAACATCCTCGAGGTGAAGAACCCCGAGGCTGAGGCTCAGCTGGTAGCTCAGGGTATTGCTGAGCAGCTTGCAGGTCGTGTGGCTTTCCGTCGCGCAATGCGTAAGGGCCTTCAGGGCGCTCAGCGCGCTGGCGCCAAGGGTATTCGTATCCAGGTGTCCGGTCGTCTGGGTGGCGCTGAAATGAGCCGCTCCGAGTTCTACCGTGAAGGTCGTGTGCCACTGCACACCCTCCGCGCGAACATCGACTACGGCTTCTACGAGGCCAAGACCACCTTCGGCCGCATTGGTGTGAAGGTATGGATTTACAAGGGCGACATCACTAACAAGGAACTTGCTCGCGAGCAGGCTAACCAGAAGAGTGTCCGTCCCGAGCGTAGCGACCGTCCCCGTCGCGCCCCACAGGGCGAGAAGGCTCCGGTTGCAGCAGGAGTTGAGGCATAACCATGTTGATTCCACGTCGAGTAAAGCACCGTAAGCAGCACCACCCCGGCCGTTCCGGCCAGGCAACTGGTGGTACCAAGGTGTCGTTCGGTGAGTTCGGTATCCAGGCTCTGACCCCCGCATATGTGACGAACCGTCAGATCGAGTCCGCTCGTATCGCGATGACCCGTCACATCAAGCGTGGTGGAAAGGTTTGGATCAACATCTACCCTGACCGTCCTCTGACCAAGAAGCCAGCTGAAACCCGCATGGGTTCCGGTAAGGGTTCACCAGAGTGGTGGGTAGCTAACGTCAAGCCAGGCCGCGTGCTCTTCGAGCTCAGCGGTGTCAACGAGACCATTGCTCGTGAAGCAATGACTCGTGCAATCCACAAGCTGCCCCTCAAGGCACGCATCATCAAGCGCGAGGAGGGTGACGCATAATGGCTATCGGATCCAAGGAACTCGGTTCCAACGACCTAGACACCTTTGACAACGAGCGTCTCGTAGAAGAGCTCCGTAAGGCGAAGGAAGAGCTGTTCAACCTGCGCTTCCAGTCGGCTACCGGCCAGCTCGAGAGCCACGGACGTCTCCGTGCTGTCAAGCGCGATATCGCACGCATCTACACGGTTCTCCGTGAGCGCGAGCTCGGTATTCGTGCAACGCCTGCTGCAGCAGCTGCTCCAGCAAAGGCTGAGAAGAAGACCAAGGCCGTCAAGGCCGAGACCGCGGAGGAGACCGAATAATGGCTACCGCAAAGGCTAAGAAGGCCGAAGAGACTGAGGCAATCGTTCGCGGTTACCGCAAGGTTCGTCGTGGTTACGTAACCAGCGACAAGATGGACAAGACCATCGTTGTCGAGGTTGAGGACCGCGTTAAGCACCCTCTCTACGGCAAGGTTATTCGCCGCAGCTCGAAGGTTAAGGCTCACGATGAGCTGAACACCGCCGGCATCGGTGACCTGGTTGTTATCAGCGAGACCCGTCCGCTCAGCGCTTCCAAGCGCTGGCGCCTGGTCGAAATCGTCGAGAAGGCTAAGTAGGCCCTCGCCTACTTCGTAAAAGGAGTTAGAAGTGCTTCAGCAAGAATCACGCGTCAAGGTTGCCGACAACACCGGCGCCAAGGAGCTGCTCACGATTCGCGTTCTCGGTGGTTCCGGTCGTCGTTACGCCGGTCTCGGTGACGTCATCGTTGCAACCGTCAAGGACGCAATCCCCGGCGGAAACGTAAAGAAGGGTGACGTCGTCAAGGCAGTCATCGTTCGTACCGTTAAGTCGACCCGTCGTCCCGACGGTTCCTACATCAAGTTCGACGAGAACGCAGCTGTCATCCTCAAGACGGATGGCGAGCCACGCGGTACTCGTATCTTCGGTCCTGTCGGTCGCGAACTCCGCGACAAGAAGTTCATGAAGATCGTTTCATTGGCACCGGAGGTTATCTAGTCATGGCGAACATCAAGAAGGGTGACCTGGTTCAGGTCATCACTGGTCGCACCCAGGCTCGCGGCGGAGACCGTGGCAAGCAGGGCAAGGTAATTGAGGTTCTCACCGAGCGCAACCGCGTCATCGTTGAGGGTGTCAACTACATCACCAAGCACACTCGCGTCGGCCAGACCGACCGTGGTGCAAAGACCGGTGGTATCGAGACCGTTGAGGCTCCGATCCACATTTCCAACGTGGCCATTGTTGACCCCTCGACCAAGAAGCCAACTCGCGTTGGTTACCGCGTTGAGACTGTCACCAAGAACGGCGTGAGCAAGACTGTTCGCGTTCGTTACGCCAAGAAGTCAGGTAAGGACCTGTAATGACGAACACCGCAGTTGCTGGCAAAATCCAGCCACGTCTCAAGGGAAAGTACAAGGACGAAATTCAGAAGGCTCTCGCCACTGAACTCGGCCTGAAGAACGTTCACGAGATCCCAACCCTCACCAAGATCGTGGTGAACATGGGTGTTGGTGAAGCAGCCAAGGATGGCAAGCTCATCGACTTCGCTGTCGCTGACCTCACCGCTATCACTGGCCAGAAGCCTTCTGTTACGAAGGCTCGCAAGTCGATTGCACAGTTCAAGCTGCGTGAAGGACAGCCCATTGGCGCACACGTCACTCTTCGTGGCGACCGCATGTGGGAGTTCCTGGACCGCCTCTTGGCACTGGCCCTACCTCGTATCCGCGACTTCCGTGGTCTTTCTGACCGCCAGTTCGACGGAAACGGTAACTACACCTTTGGTCTCACCGAGCAGACAATGTTCCACGAGATCAACCAGGACAAGATCGACCGTCCTCGCGGTATGGACATCACTGTTGTGACTACTGCCAAGAACGACGACCAGGGTCGCGCATTGCTGAAGGCATTGGGCTTCCCCTTCAAGTCGGTAGAGACCTCTACCAACTAAGCACCACAGGTCGCACGCCCGTGTAACGGGCTGCGAAACCTGGTGAAAAAAGGATAAACACATGACAATGACAGATCCGGTCGCAGATATGCTGACCAGACTGCGCAACGCGAACTCGGCACACCACGACACCGTGTCCATGCCGAACAGCAAGCTCAAGACGGGTATTGCTGAAATCCTCAAGTCTGAGGGTTACATCGCGAGCTGGGAAGTTGCAGACGCACGCGTCGGCAAGACCCTGACGCTGAACCTCAAGTACAGCGCAGACCGTCACGCTTCTATCGTCGGCATCAAGCGCGTATCGAAGCCTGGTCTTCGCGTATACGCAAAGTCGACTGAAATCCCCAAGGTCCTCGGTGGCCTCGGTATCGCCATTCTGTCCACCTCTAGCGGTCTTCTTACTGACCGTCAGGCTGAGAAGAAGGGCGTAGGTGGGGAAGTCCTCGCCTACGTGTGGTAACCGAGAATGTCACGTATTGGTCGTCTTCCTATTGACATCCCTGGTGGTGTAACCGTGACCATTGAAGGTCAGGACGTTACCACTAAGGGTCCTAAGGGCGAACTGAAGCTCACCATTTCTGCTCCAATCACCGCTGTGATTGAGGAGAACCAGGTAGTAGTTAGCCGCCCCGATGACGAGCGCAACTCGCGTTCGCTGCACGGTCTGACCCGTACCCTCATCGCTAACCAGATTGTTGGCGTAACCCAGGGCTACGAAAAGGGTCTCGAAGTTGTCGGTACCGGTTACCGTGTTGCTTCGAAGGGCGCAGGCGTTGAGTTCGCACTCGGCTACTCGCACCCCATCACCGTGGAGCCTCCTGCAGGCATCACCTTCACCGTTGAGGGCAACAACAAGCTCGTTGTGAGCGGAATCGACAAGCAAGCTGTCGGTGAAGTTGCTGCCAACATTCGTAAGCTGCGCAAGCCAGAGCCTTACAAGGGCAAGGGTGTGCGTTACGCAGGCGAGATCGTTCGCCGCAAGGCTGGAAAGGCTGGTAAGTAGCCATGGCACTCGGAACCCGAGGAAAGTCCAAGTCGGCCGCACGCGACCGCCGTCACGCACGTCTTCGCAAGAAGATCGAAGGAACTGCTGTACGCCCACGTTTGGTCGTTACCCGTTCCGCTCGTCACGTATTCGTTCAGCTCGTAGACGACTCACAGGGTGTCACCGTTGCTTCGGCATCGACCCTCGAGTCCGACATGCGCACGTTCGCTGGCGACAAGACCGCTAAGGCACGCAAGGTTGGCGAACTCGTCGCTGAGCGCGCAAAGAAGGTCGGAATTGAAGCTGTGGTCTTCGACCGCGGTGGAAACAAGTACGCCGGTCGCGTTGCCGCGATCGCCGATGGAGCCCGAGAGGGTGGATTGAGCCTGTGAGCGAGAACACTGTTAACGAAACTGAAGTTG of the Aurantimicrobium photophilum genome contains:
- the rplF gene encoding 50S ribosomal protein L6 → MSRIGRLPIDIPGGVTVTIEGQDVTTKGPKGELKLTISAPITAVIEENQVVVSRPDDERNSRSLHGLTRTLIANQIVGVTQGYEKGLEVVGTGYRVASKGAGVEFALGYSHPITVEPPAGITFTVEGNNKLVVSGIDKQAVGEVAANIRKLRKPEPYKGKGVRYAGEIVRRKAGKAGK
- a CDS encoding SulP family inorganic anion transporter encodes the protein MWATLKSLLPSRADYSALPRTWKSDLLAGLTVGIVALPLALAFGVSSGVGAEAGLITAVVAGFIAAVFGGSNVQVSGPTGAMVVVLAPIVATHGVASVVIVGLMAGVIVLLLGLFRLGRSVSFIPWPVIEGFTLGIAVIIFVQQIPASVGSPEFVESTNAVLSGISAIVAANVDLALWSLGAVLIVALIMVVTPKFIPVVPGSIIGIIVITLVAELTGSPLVRIGELPSSLGLPSLPDFAGVNLGELVVPAFAVAALAAIESLLSARVAASMANTGVFNPDRELLGQGLASVGSALFGGMPATGAIARTAVNVRSGGKTRVASIVHAAVLLGVVYLATGPVSRIPLAALAGVLMVTAVRMVPSKAAWKILRSTKHDATIFIATAVITVALDLIEAVVVGIVVTVLFSIRALIMRGKVHQVELPGPAASGDERIALFRIEGALYFGVADKIHEEVTTHPDVTVVIIQLSGVQFLDATGAQILAEIVMQLERDGKTAIIKGIPEQHRELITRAGVLGELRHPNHLFDNLELAVAHARSHITREDAATAEGLPRPFFS
- the rplB gene encoding 50S ribosomal protein L2 encodes the protein MAIRKYKPTTPGRRGSSVADFAEITRSTPEKSLLRPLSKTGGRNNQGRITTRHIGGGHKRQYRVIDFRRNDKDGVLAKVAHIEYDPNRTARIALLHFVDGTKRYILAPNKLNQGDFVESGASADIKPGNNLPLKNIPTGTVIHAIELKPGGGAKMARSAGASVRLVAKDGPYAQLRLPSGEIRNVDARCRATIGEVGNAEQSNINWGKAGRMRWKGVRPTVRGVAMNPVDHPHGGGEGKTSGGRHPVSPWGQKEGRTRRPNQESDKLIVRRRTVGKKR
- the rplR gene encoding 50S ribosomal protein L18 gives rise to the protein MALGTRGKSKSAARDRRHARLRKKIEGTAVRPRLVVTRSARHVFVQLVDDSQGVTVASASTLESDMRTFAGDKTAKARKVGELVAERAKKVGIEAVVFDRGGNKYAGRVAAIADGAREGGLSL
- the rplD gene encoding 50S ribosomal protein L4 — protein: MATVTTLDVVDLKGKKAGSVELPAELFDVTVNVPLIHQVVVAQLAAARQGTHKVKSRGEVSGAGRKPFKQKGTGRARQGSIRAPHMTGGGIVHGPTPRSYAQRTPKKMIAAALLGALSDRARGGRLHAVTAFGENAPSTKVASDFLNTIAKSKNVLIVLERNDELSLKSVRNLPNVHVLNSDQLNAYDVLVSDDIVFTQEAITSFVNSKKKDEVK
- the rpsC gene encoding 30S ribosomal protein S3; protein product: MGQKVNPYGFRLGITTDHVSRWFSDSTKKGQRYADFVTEDVKIRRMLSETLDRAGVARIEIERTRDRVRVDIHTARPGIVIGRRGAEAERIRADLEKLTGKQIQLNILEVKNPEAEAQLVAQGIAEQLAGRVAFRRAMRKGLQGAQRAGAKGIRIQVSGRLGGAEMSRSEFYREGRVPLHTLRANIDYGFYEAKTTFGRIGVKVWIYKGDITNKELAREQANQKSVRPERSDRPRRAPQGEKAPVAAGVEA
- the rplP gene encoding 50S ribosomal protein L16, with translation MLIPRRVKHRKQHHPGRSGQATGGTKVSFGEFGIQALTPAYVTNRQIESARIAMTRHIKRGGKVWINIYPDRPLTKKPAETRMGSGKGSPEWWVANVKPGRVLFELSGVNETIAREAMTRAIHKLPLKARIIKREEGDA
- the rplX gene encoding 50S ribosomal protein L24: MANIKKGDLVQVITGRTQARGGDRGKQGKVIEVLTERNRVIVEGVNYITKHTRVGQTDRGAKTGGIETVEAPIHISNVAIVDPSTKKPTRVGYRVETVTKNGVSKTVRVRYAKKSGKDL
- the rpsQ gene encoding 30S ribosomal protein S17, with the protein product MATAKAKKAEETEAIVRGYRKVRRGYVTSDKMDKTIVVEVEDRVKHPLYGKVIRRSSKVKAHDELNTAGIGDLVVISETRPLSASKRWRLVEIVEKAK
- the rplV gene encoding 50S ribosomal protein L22, with translation MVESVARVRHIRVTPMKARRVVNLIRGKQAHEALAILKFAPQTASEPVYKLVASAIANARVKADAANAFLDEQDLFVSEAFVDEGATLKRFRPRAQGRAFKILKRTSHITVVLATPDELVVAGKAAKKEAK
- the rpmC gene encoding 50S ribosomal protein L29; translated protein: MAIGSKELGSNDLDTFDNERLVEELRKAKEELFNLRFQSATGQLESHGRLRAVKRDIARIYTVLRERELGIRATPAAAAAPAKAEKKTKAVKAETAEETE
- the rpsJ gene encoding 30S ribosomal protein S10, with product MAGQKIRIRLKSYDHEVIDSSARKIVDTVTRAGATVVGPVPLPTEKNVVCVIRSPHKYKDSREHFEMRTHKRLIDIVDPTPKAVDSLMRLDLPADVNIEIKL
- the rpsS gene encoding 30S ribosomal protein S19; translated protein: MPRSLKKGPFVDEHLLRKVVRQNEANTKNVIKTWSRRSMIIPAMLGHTIAVHDGRKHIPVFVTETMVGHKLGEFAPTRTFRGHVKDDKKGRRR
- the rplN gene encoding 50S ribosomal protein L14 yields the protein MLQQESRVKVADNTGAKELLTIRVLGGSGRRYAGLGDVIVATVKDAIPGGNVKKGDVVKAVIVRTVKSTRRPDGSYIKFDENAAVILKTDGEPRGTRIFGPVGRELRDKKFMKIVSLAPEVI
- the rplC gene encoding 50S ribosomal protein L3, whose translation is MANPTKTVKGLLGKKLGMTQVWDENNKLVPVTVIEITPNVVTQLRTVEKDGYEAIQIAGGAIDPRKVNKPATGHFDKAGVTPRRHVTEVRTPDAGSYSVGQELTVDSTFEAGQKVDVMGTSKGKGFAGVMKRHNFKGVSASHGAHRNHRKPGSIGASSTPSRVFKGMRMAGRMGGERVTVLNLKVHAVDAEKGLLLVKGAVPGARGRLVFVRNAVKGA
- the rplW gene encoding 50S ribosomal protein L23 codes for the protein MTLDVWNKDPRDVIIAPVVSEKSYGLIDEGKYTFLVDPRSNKTEIKLAIEKIFSVEVASINTLNRQGKTRRTKFGQGKRKDTKRAIVTLKSGSIDIFTAVG
- the rplE gene encoding 50S ribosomal protein L5, yielding MTNTAVAGKIQPRLKGKYKDEIQKALATELGLKNVHEIPTLTKIVVNMGVGEAAKDGKLIDFAVADLTAITGQKPSVTKARKSIAQFKLREGQPIGAHVTLRGDRMWEFLDRLLALALPRIRDFRGLSDRQFDGNGNYTFGLTEQTMFHEINQDKIDRPRGMDITVVTTAKNDDQGRALLKALGFPFKSVETSTN
- the rpsH gene encoding 30S ribosomal protein S8, giving the protein MTMTDPVADMLTRLRNANSAHHDTVSMPNSKLKTGIAEILKSEGYIASWEVADARVGKTLTLNLKYSADRHASIVGIKRVSKPGLRVYAKSTEIPKVLGGLGIAILSTSSGLLTDRQAEKKGVGGEVLAYVW